The DNA window GCGCGCCCCGCATGCTCGACTTCACCGTCACCGACCAGGTCGCCGCCCGCGTGGGCACGCCGTCGGTCATCCTCGCCGTCCAGGGCAACGAGACCAAGGTCGACAGCAACAACGGCTTCAAGCGCATCTCGCGCGAACCCGCCGACACCGTGATCTCCATCAACTACAACACCCCACCCGACCCGCCCACGAACCTGCGCAGCGATCCCGCGCCGATCAACGGCGCCGCCTCCGGCAACTGCGGCTACATCGGCCGCCTCAACCCCGACGTCGGCCGACTACGCCTGATGGCCGACCGCAACGACCCCGACGGCGACGACGGCGAACTGTGGTTCGCGCTCAACGAGATGAGCGCCGGGGGCGTCGAGATCTGGAACAGCGGATGGACCTCCTGGGGTCCCAACGGCGCCACGGGCATGGCCGACGTCCCCCTCGACCGGCTCACTCCCGGCAGCACCTATCGATGGAGCATCCGGGCCCGCGACGGGCGACGCGACTCCGAATGGACACACGGCTGCACCTTCTCCGTCGACGGCACCGTCCCCGCCGTGGGTGAGGTGAGCAGCACCGACTTCCCCAGGAACGGCGGCGGCAAGACAGCCGACAACACCGGCACGTTCCACGTCACCGCCACCGACCCCGACTCCGGCGTCGGCCGCGTGGAATTCGCCCTCAACTCGACCCTGCCGGTCGGCGAAGCCTCCCCCGCCGTCTGGGACGAGGTCACCAGCAAGTGGCGGATCCCGGACCTGCCGATCACAAGATGGGGAGCGAACACACTCCTCGTGCGCGCTGTGGACCGGGCCGGGAACCGCTCACAGCCGCTGGTGTACGAGTTCTACGCCCCCGGCAACCCCAACGCAACCACCACGCTCGGCGACATCACCGGCGACACCCGCGTCGACATGCTTGCCACCACCGACGGCGGCGACCTGAAGATGTACGACGCGGGAACCGACCCCGCCACCGGCGGACGACTTGTCTCCCTCGCCGCCCAGGGGCCCAAGACCTCCGCTTCCGGCCAACCCACCTGGACCGGGGCCCTCCTCGCCCACCGCGGCGGCGCCGGAATCACCCACGACGACCTCTTCGTGCACGACGGCACCAACCTGTACGTCTACCGCAACAGCGACGGCTACACCGCCCTGCCCAAACCCGGCGCCCCCAACAACGGCGGCCAGTACTACGTCTCCCAGAACCGCGTACTCGCCGGCCGGCCGTTCCTGTGCGTCGACGCCCGCACCGGCCAGGACTGCGCTCCGGGCATCTACGCCGACGACTGGGGCAGGGTCAAGCAGATCGTCGCCCCCGGCGACGTCGACGGCGACGGCGCACTCGACCTCATCACCGTCGAAGGCGACACCAACCGGCTCTTCCTCCACTCCGGCAACGGAACCCCCGGAGGATTCGACCTCACCGCCAAACTCCTCGGAAACACCGACTGGGCCGACCGCGACATCATCGCCCCCGGCGACGTCACCGGCGACGAACGACCCGACCTGTGGGTCCGCGACCGCACCACCGGCAACCTCTACCAATACCCCTCCAGCGTCACCACCACGGGCGGCATCAAAATCACCGACCCGGCAGCCGTCGCCGACGACGGGCGCCGAGTTCCCATCGCCACGGACCTCACCACCGCCGCCTACCCCCTCCTGCACACCGACGGCGACCTCGACGGCGACAAGAATGCCGACCTGTGGGCCGAAGGCCCCGGCGGCAGCCTCTACGTCATCAAGGGCAATCCACAGGGCACCGAGCCTCGATTCGCCCCCGCTCAGCCACTGGCCAACAGCAACACGCCATGGACCACCTGCGAGAAGTTCTCCTCGGCGGGCGACACGAACGTCAAGCTCGACCTGTGCGGGCCGATCCTGGCCAAGTACAAGGCCACCGGGGGGCCCACCGGGCCGCTGAGGCTGCCCACCGTCGGCACCGCCGCCGATTCCGACGGCATCGGCCGCTACGCCGACTTCCAGGCCGTCGGCGGCGGCGCCACCAACGCCTCCATCCACTGGTCACCCACCACCGGCGCCTGGTCCGTCCAGGGCAACATCCGCAACACATGGCTCACCGGCGGCGGCACCCACGGACCCCTCGGCTACCCCGTCGGCGACGAGGACACCGTCCGCGACGGCGCCGGCACCACCATCGGCTGGATCTCCCGCTTCGCCGGAACCGCCACCACCGGCGCCGGCGCCGTCACCTGGACCCCCTACACCGGACCCGCCCACCCCATCACCGGCGAAACCTACAACCGCTGGCAAGCCACCGGCGGACCCCGCGGACCCCTCGGATTCCCCACCACCGACATCACCGACACACCCACCAAACCCGGCGCCTACACCCACTTCCGCACCCCCGGCACGAGCGCCGACAACGGATCCGTCTACACCACCCCCGGCGCGGGAGCCCACGCCGTCTGGGGCAACATCCGCAACCGGTGGGCCGAACTCGGCTGGGAACAGGGATACCTCGGCTTCCCCACCAGCGACGAATACGACGTCACCGGCGGGCGCCGATCCGACTTCCAGGGCGGTTACGTCCGTTGGAACAACATCACCGGGGCTACTGTCGATCATCTTCCGGGCGACACCACCCGGGACCGGCGCAACGAATACTCGGGGGACTTCGACGGCGACGGGCGCGCCGACGTGCTGACCGTCTACGACTACGGGCAGTCCACCAGCGCGTTCTTCGTCTCCGCCGGCAACGCCGACGGCACGTTCGGCGCGCCGCGGCAGGTGTGGGCGAGCTTGGCCGGACACTGGGACACCACCCGCGTCAAATACACGATCGGGGACTTCGACGGCGACGGCCGCGACGACATCGCCGCACTGCACGTGTGGAACGACGGCAGCACCTCGCTGTTCAAGTTCATCGCCCACCCCGGCGGGGTGTTCTCCGAACCGATCCCCGGGTACGTGACACCGGCGGGGAACTGGGACTGGAACCGGGCCATGGTCATGGCCGGGGACTTCAACGGCGACGGCAAGGACGACGTCGCCATGCTCTACGCCAAGGTCGCCGACCCCGCGAACGGCACCACCTCCGTCCACACCTGGGTCGTCCGCAGCGACGGCACCTTCGACACCCCCCTGCCCGGCTGGCAGTCCGCGCCCGGCGGGTGGAACGCCGCCTCCGCGAAATACACGGTCGGCGACTACAACGGCGACGGACGCGCCGACATCGCCGCCCTGTACGGCTGGTCCGACGGCAGCGTCACCCTCCACACCCTCCTCGCAGGACCCGACGGGGCACTCGCCGCACCCGTACAATCCTGGCGCGCCGCACCCGGGACGTGGGACTGGAACAAGACGCAACTGACCACCGGCGACTACAACGGTGACCACCGCGTGGAGATCGGGGCGATGTACGACCTCGGCGCAGGCACCGCCGAATACCGCGTCTTCCCCACCACAGCCACCGGAGGATTCACCAACCCTGTCGTCGCCTGGCACTCCGCGCCCGGGACCTGGGACACCGGCTCCGCCTACCCGTTGGCCGGAGACGTCAACGGCGACGGCCGCACCGACATCAGCGCCATGTACGAATGGAACGACGGCTCCACCACACTCAACACACTGTCGGCCAAAACCGACGGCACCCTCAACCCACCCGTACAAGCATGGAGAGCCGCACCCGGAACCTGGTAACAGGAAACACACCGAACGGGGCCCGGCACGCATCGGCGTGCCGGGCCCAGACACGCCCTGTTCACCCGCGAGCCCCGCCCCGACTGCGGATTCGACGGACCGTCGAATCTCGAACGTGGCCGCCGGGAACTGGGAATGAACCGCGTACAACTCCTCGCCGGAGACTTCGACGGCAACGGACGCGCCGACGTCGCCGCGATGTACGAATGGAACGACGACTCCACCACCACCCGCACGCTCGTCACCGGTGCGGACGGCATCGTCAAACCCCCGCCCAGGGATGGAGAGCCGCACCCGGCACCTGGTAGACCGGCCACGACCCACCGGACAGCGACACCAACGAGCGAACAGGGGTCCGGCGCGCACCACCACACACGACACACCCGCACGAACCCCGTCCCAGGGCACGCCAAGTCACCGACCACCCGAGCCACTCCACGCCCCCGCACCAAGCCGCATGCAGGACGCGCCGGCTCACACCGCTCTCGCCCGAGGCGTATTCTCGACGGTGTCCCCCGGTCCTCTCGAACCCGTGGCACCACAGGTCAACCCGCCCCTCGCCAAACAAAGACGCACTACAACCCGGGACAAAACAACATTCCCGAACCATGCTGAACCCGGGACGGACACGCCGTGCGCGAGTGGCGGTCTCCCGAACCCTGCTCGCGTGCAACGTATTTGACGAGGCGTCATATCGATGGCGCCGAAGTGGCATGATGCAGGGCAGGATTGACAGCGCCGCGACGGCGTCCGGAGTTCCCGACCCTGCCCTGGCCGTGGGGATACTGATCCTCGGGGTGGCGGGTGCGGTGTGGGGCATGCACGGCGCATTCGACCTGCGGGGTTGGCGGACCCGAACCGTCGAGAGGTTGCGCCGGACGGACTCGATCACCCTCGACCTGCGCGGGACCGGTCCGACCATCGAGGGTATGGACCACTTCTTTCGCCTCGTGGGATGGCTCATGATCATCTCCGGCGCAGGCGCGGTGGTACTGGGCGTGGTCGGCTTGTCGACCTGAGACGCCTCGATCGAAGTCGAGCACGGGCGTAGATCGGCAGGATTTTCGGACGGTCGAGCCCGGTGCCGATGCCGGAACGGCGAGGGTGGTGACAGGCCCGAACCGGGCGTTGTCGGACTTGACCCGGTGAGCAAATCTGCCGGCGCGAATGGATGTTCGAGGTGTTCGGCATTCGACGCGGTATCGGAACGCCTGGTGCGACCAGGCCCAAGCGTGTCGGGTGTCGGGTCACTCCGCTTCCCTCCGTAGGCCACCCGCGTCGTGCCCGACTCCGTGATGTTCCACTCCTCCGGCCACGGCCCTACCCCGGCGGGCACCGCATCGAGATGACGTCCCGCTTCCGGACAGGAACTCGACAGGAAACCGAGAGGCACAGCCACAATCGCCGCGCCGGCGATACCGATTCGGCTCAACCGCTCCAGGACCCGTCGACCCGGGCGTTCCATGCTTCACCCGCCGAGGGCAGCCCTCGAAAAGAACATCGATCAGGAACGACACGAACGGCCATCGAGAGGCGACCTCTTCCATCGTCCACGGGTTTTCCCAACAGAACCGACCATCCCTCCCAGATCCTGCAAATCCACAAGGCCACAGGCCAGACCAAGCCAAGCACGGCGGCAAGTCCAGGCCACGCAGCCGAGATCCAAAGTCCCTGATCCTGCAAAGCCAACGGTCAACACGTGATCAACCGACAAGATCTTTCAAAACAGCCGGGACGGAGCAACCGCGGGACGTCGATCGGTCGGTGGGTGGCTGGGCAGCGGTCCGGGTGGGACGGGCTGAACGCGGCGCACCGCGAGCAGCTGCTCGCGCTGGGGCTGACCCCGCCCGCGCTGGCCGACACCGCGACGGCCGAGGCCGGGGCGACGGCGGTGGCGGTGCCGGAAGGGCCTCGGCCCAAGCGCAGGCGCGAGCAGGCGTGGGCGATCGCGGTGGGCGCCGCGGCGGCCTACCGGGCCCGGGCCCGGCTACGACCGGATGTGAGGCAGATCCGTCGATACAGTCCCTCACTCGGGAAAATACGGCGGCGCGCCCGAGGCGCCGGGACTACCGTCGAGAACATGAGGCTTCCCCGGGACGCGCGCCCGGCCGCTGCAACCTTCGCAGCGGGGGTGGCGCGTGACGACCAATGATCACACCGTGCCGCAGATGTACCTGCGCAGGTTCGCCGAACGCCGGCCCGGCAGGAAGGGGCAGTTCACACTCGCGCGAAACGTCGACGCGATGGACAGCCCTTTCGAAGTCAATGTCCGCAACGTGGCGTCCGTGAAGGGCTTTCACTGGGCGGTGGCCCCCGACGGGACCGAGCATCATCTCGCCGAACGACTGATGACCCGCATCGAAACCGCCGCAACTCCCGTCTTCAGCACCATTCTCGACGACTCAGACTACGCCTTGCCTCGGCGCTGGCCGCTGCGCGAGAACGAACGCGCACGCATGTCGTGGTGGATCGCCGCGCAGCTGCTGCGCACCAAACGTCAGCGTCGGCGGGTGAACCACATGATCGATGCCTCGGAAGGGGTCGTGCCCGCTCCGGCCGGTGTGCGCTCGTTCGCCGCGAACAACCCCCACCTGGACTTCATCGCGCGACATCTGGGCGCGCTGGCGGGCGTCGTCCATCGTCGGCCGTGGGGTGTCGGATTCAGCACGGCGTGCCTGATCACCGGCGACGTTCCGGCGGTCATCCTCAATGGCCACGACGCTCCCGACCAAGTGCTCGCGGCCGCGTACTGGGACATCGTCCTGCCTCTGGACCCGCATCGGTTCCTCATCCTTCCGGGGGTCGCCACGATCGACGAGCCGGCCAAGCACCTCGACCATCGTTTGGTCCTGCCCGGTGGAATCGGCCTGCTGCTGTCCCAGATCGTCCACGACGCCGCCGAGAGCCAGGTCTTCCAACACCCCGACCACACGCCCTTCCCTCATTTCAGGCCGAGCGGACCACGGCTGCCCGCTCCCGAGAGCAACACCAGGCACGAGGGACCGCGATATCTCCTGAATTACGACGTTCTCGCCTCGGATCTGATCGTCGAGCGACGCTGGGCTCAGGAGCACCCACCACCGAGGGAAGGACCGCCGGAGAACGCAGACGCTCCGATCGATCCGAGGGAACTCGTCGGTCGTCTGTCGTCGGCCTTGGACGCAAGAGTACGCAGCGCGCCGCCGGCCGCCATCCGCGAGCAATAAGGGGCGTCTTCCGGACGGGTTTCGTGGGCGCGACGCCTGAACGAACTCGGCAAGGAACAGCCGGACGTGCCGGTCACGTTCCGCCCGCCGGCATCGTCGATTCCCGTTGTCGTGGCGGCGCATCCGGGGGCCGGACATGATCCCGGCTTCCCCCGCCCCCTCTCCCGCCACGGCAATCGCGCGCACGCGGGGTGGCCAGGTGGCGGCGCAGCGGCTCGAGGACATGCGGGATGCCGTCGGTGCCGCCTCGGACTGCGGGATGCGATTCCACCAGGCTTGGTACGGGACGCCGTCCTGGGACGAGTCGTAGTCCACGCGGTTCTTGTACCCGCAGCCCGTCGTGGCGGCCGGTTCGTTCATCGCCGGGCGTTGCTCCGTTTCGACAGGGTCGACGAGGCGCCGTGGGAGTACTGCACCCGCCGGCTCATGGCCGCTCTCCGGTGTCGAGGGGGTTGCCGTCGCGGTCGCTCGTGTCGGAGTGGTCGCCCGCTCGCAGGCGTGCGACGAGGGATTCCTCGTCCTCGTACGCCTCGGGCGGCAGGGCCCACCCCAGGAGCGCGCGGCGCTCCAGCTGATCGAGCGGAGTGGTGTACATCTCCGCGTCGAACTCCGCCCGGCGCTCCGGTGGCAGTTGCGCGCGGATCTCGCCGAGGGTGGTCGGCAGGTGCACGACCTCCCCCCGTACCACCGTGAACCGCCGCTCTTCCACGAGTCCTCCTCGTACGCCGTACCGGGAAGCCCAGGATCGCATCGGACCCGTCGGGTTCGGAAGCCGATCAGGACCGGGGCGGGCCGGTCTTCAAACGCCGTCTAAAGCTCGTAGTCCTGGGCCAGTTCGTCCCAGCGAATGCCGCGAAGAGCGAGATCGGCATTCTCGCCCGACGGGACCTCCGGGGTGGCCTGGAACCAGGCCACGATGAGAGCGGAGCGGTGCAGCACTGCGTCGAGTTCAGGATCGACCGCTGTAGAGCGGAAAACACCGATGCAAGCCACGGAAGGCAGCACCTCAACGGGGCCGAAGGCGCCGGCGGTCTGGTCCGGGTACTCGCGGGAGGGCGGAACGAGATGCACCGGCGCGAAGGAGAACGCGTGCTCGGCCTGTCGCAGGAGGCCGCTGACCTTCATGTCGTTGATGCGCCGGCACGGATAGCCCTCCAGCGTCCCCCTATAGGTCGTAGACATCCGCAACTCGGTGAGCTCGATCGAACGACCGGACGAGAGGGCTATGTGGCTCAGCGACATGCCGACACCCTAGGTGCATGATCCGCTTCCGATACACGAGTCGAACGACGCGGCCAGGGACAACTCCAGCGGAAATTCCGCCATATCAGCACGGAAGAGCGGCACCGCGCGCCGGTTCAACTCCTCCACCACCAGATCCGCCGTCGGATCGAAACGACCCGACAGGACCAGGACAGTGCTCTCACGGCGCAGCGGCGAAGGCGGGGTCGGCGCCGTGGGTGGCGGTGTGGATGTGAACGGGGTGGCGGGTTCAGTCGTCACTGGTGCCGGGGTCGTCGGGGGCGTCCATCTGGCCCGACGGTTGGGTGGGGCCGTAGGTCTTGGGGGGTTCTTCGTCATGTACACCCCGGGCGGGAGGCCTTCGTACACGCCCGTCTGCGCGTCCTCTCGTAGCCGACATCGGTGAGGAGGATGCCGCCGGTGCCGGTGACCGGGGCCAGGAACCGAAACGCGAACGGCACCGGACCTTCGTGGTCGGACAGGTCCGGCAACGGCTCCGCCCCCGAGGGGTTCACCGGCAAGCCCAGCTCCGGCGCGTCCAACGCCAAGCCCACGGTGCGTTGTTCACGTGCCTTGGTACCGTCCACGACCTTCCCCTCCCCGCACAGTGATGACGCCCACGAGCATGCTCACCCACGCACCGCCATCACAAGAGAAGCGAGCAAGACACGCGCGGCAACCCGTTCACGGCCTTGCGGGTCCGAGTCGCCGGCTCCGCCACCGACCCCCGAACGCTCCAGCTTCGTCTTCGCCTCGGACGGCGAACCGGTCGAGTCCGGCCCGGGGACGACGGCGATAGCCACGTGCAGTTCCAGGTGGCGACCGTAAGGCTCACCTGTGCGGTGGTGTCGTGACCGTGCCGGGAGAACAACGCCTGATGGCGGACCGAGGGGCAGGCTCGACGCAATACACGGGCACCTCGTCGCCGTCGTTCACGTCGTCACGCCATTCATCCCGGATGAAGAAAAAGACACGGTTGCGCGATCGTCGACAGCTACACCCGCTGGTTCACTACCGCGACGGCGACGCCAGGTGCTCCGTGCCGAGCCCCCGTCGAAGAATTACGCCGCGAAGACTGTGGTGCTCGCTCCGTCGCGGCGCTCATGCGGTCGTGGCCCCCACCTGGCCACCCACCACCGGCCCGGCGGGCGGCCCCGCGCGAAGCAGTATCGGGATCGTGTGCACACAGTGCCGACACGGCCGGAACCGCCTGCGTGTGTTTGGGCACCCCGACTCGGGGTGTTACGGCATCCACCCGATGAACCTTCCAGGGTTTCCTCTGAACGGGCGGGCGCTGACGGCCCACGTGGCATCTTCGTTTGATAGCCCTCTGCTAGTCACCGGTATCAAAAGGTAGCTATGGTGGTGGGCATGAGTAAGCAGACGAACATCCGGCTGGACGAGGCCGTCAAGGCCGCCGCCGAGGAACGGGCCAAGCGCCGCGGCCTGAGCCTGCAGGGATACGTGGCCGATCTGATCGAGCAGGACGTCAACGAGTCGCGCGCCGCGTTCATGGCCGGCGCCGCGACGTTCCTGGCGGCGTACGCCGACCGGTTCGAGGCGGAGTTCGGCGAGGACCGCTACCCGGGCGGTTCGGCGGAGTCGGCGCGGACCGCGCCGCGGGACGCCGCGTGAACCTGCGGATCGACCTCGCCTGGATCCTGGCCGTCGCCCAGCAGATCCCCGGAGACCCCCAGGTCGTCGACTACGGCGTACCGATCGCGGCCGACGCACGCCACCGCGCGGAGATCCTCGACCACGAGGTCTACCCCGAACCCCACCACAAAGCCGCCGCGCTCCTGTGCGAACTCGCCCGGAACCCGAGCCTGGAGGCGAGGAACCTGCTGTTCTCGGCCACCGTCACCGCGGCCTACCTCGCCGCCTGCGGCCTCCCGGTCGGCCCCGACCTCGACACCGTCCTCCCCCTGGCCCACGCCGCACGCGAAGGCCTCCCGGTACGCGAGGTCGCCACCCAACTCAAAACCTGGACGAGCTGACCAACGACCTCGGCCTTGCCAACACCGTCCGCCACGTCTCCGGCGAGGCGGGGATGCGACGCGGGCGCGGTCGGGTGCGGCGCGTTCGGTCGCGGAGGCGCGGGATCCCTCGTACTCGTACATCCGCAGAATCCCGTCGATCGCGTGCACCGGGACGGCATCGCGCAGGTCCAGCTGGGCGGTGCCACACCCGTCACGGGCTGCGGCGAGCGCGGCCCGAACGTGTTGGCGGGCCATCCCGGCCAGAATCACCGGGAAGACCCACGACACCGGGTGGTCGCGGTCACCGGGCGGGCACAGGTCGGCGGGCACAGGTCGAACAGGAGTGCCCGCCGGATCGTAACCGTCTTCCGGTGTGGAGGGGTGCCGTCGTGGTCGGTCGGGCCGGAGCGTCGCCCGCACGCAGGCGACGGGGGCTTCGTCCGCGGCCCCCCGGATCGACGTCCGGCGCCGAGGCGTGGCGCGGCCGTGTCCGGCGCACTCGTTCGACGTTGTCAGGGCATGAATCGTCTGAGCATGTCCGCGACGGTGCTCCTGGCCGGGCTGGGTTCGGTCGCCCTGGCCGCAACTCCCGCCGCCGCCACCAGTGTGATCGGCGTCGGCAACGGCGCCGTGGGCAACGCGTGCGCCAACGACCTCGGCAGCCGCGCCCGCGGCGCCACCTCCGCCCATCCCGGCACCGTCTCGGGCCTGGGCACCGCCGTACCCCTCAGCGGCCCGGCCAACCAGTGCGGCAACCTCGGGGTACCCGAGGAGAACAAGGCCGAGGACACCCTCGACATCCTCGCCGCCGTCAGCACACTCCAGGCGGTCCGGTGACCGAGCGAGCCCCGGACCGGGGCCCGCACCAGGATCCAAGACCAGGACGCGTCCGTAGTACACGTCGGTGATCAACAGCGGCGGATTGTCCGGACCGATGCCCTTCCCGATGAGGCCGGCCATCTTCTCCCGGGTGAAGGAGTCCTTGACGAGATCGTTGGCGTTCTGCACCCCGACGGAGGCGGTGAAGGCGCGCTCGCGCAGGTAGACCGCGACGGTGTTGCGCATCTCGGAGCGTTTGGCCTCGACGTTCAGGGACCCGGCGAAGTTGAGGTAGCTGGCGGACAGTTCCAGTTGCAGCGCCACCTCGGTGCTGGAGTGGGCCTCGGTCCTGCGCATGATCAGGTCGGGGGCGTCGTTGGTCTTGTTGCACGTCACGGGCTGGAGGCGCCTGGGATGCGCGGCGGGTTCGAGGCGGTTCCTCGAGTCGGTGCCGGGCCGTCCGGGCGGGTACCCGCGACCGACGATGACCGTGCGGGCGTTGTGTCGTTGTCCCGGTTGTCGCGTGATCGGGCGACGGTGACGGTGTGCGGGGACGAGGGATGTCGGGGTGAGGGTGTTCGGGCGGGCGCATGTGGTGGTGGCGGTCGCGGTCGGTGTGGTGGTGGTGTCGGCGACGACGGTGGTCGGCGCGGGCAACGCGGTGCGCGACACGATCGACGTGGCCGAGTAGACGCCGTCGCCGCAACGCGTGGCCTCGCGGCGGGGTCGGGCGATGCGAGGGACACGGAGGGTGCGGGTGGTTGCGGTGGAACTCGAGGCGGTGGCGGATGCGTTCGCGGGGGCGGAT is part of the Embleya scabrispora genome and encodes:
- a CDS encoding FG-GAP-like repeat-containing protein; its protein translation is MLDFTVTDQVAARVGTPSVILAVQGNETKVDSNNGFKRISREPADTVISINYNTPPDPPTNLRSDPAPINGAASGNCGYIGRLNPDVGRLRLMADRNDPDGDDGELWFALNEMSAGGVEIWNSGWTSWGPNGATGMADVPLDRLTPGSTYRWSIRARDGRRDSEWTHGCTFSVDGTVPAVGEVSSTDFPRNGGGKTADNTGTFHVTATDPDSGVGRVEFALNSTLPVGEASPAVWDEVTSKWRIPDLPITRWGANTLLVRAVDRAGNRSQPLVYEFYAPGNPNATTTLGDITGDTRVDMLATTDGGDLKMYDAGTDPATGGRLVSLAAQGPKTSASGQPTWTGALLAHRGGAGITHDDLFVHDGTNLYVYRNSDGYTALPKPGAPNNGGQYYVSQNRVLAGRPFLCVDARTGQDCAPGIYADDWGRVKQIVAPGDVDGDGALDLITVEGDTNRLFLHSGNGTPGGFDLTAKLLGNTDWADRDIIAPGDVTGDERPDLWVRDRTTGNLYQYPSSVTTTGGIKITDPAAVADDGRRVPIATDLTTAAYPLLHTDGDLDGDKNADLWAEGPGGSLYVIKGNPQGTEPRFAPAQPLANSNTPWTTCEKFSSAGDTNVKLDLCGPILAKYKATGGPTGPLRLPTVGTAADSDGIGRYADFQAVGGGATNASIHWSPTTGAWSVQGNIRNTWLTGGGTHGPLGYPVGDEDTVRDGAGTTIGWISRFAGTATTGAGAVTWTPYTGPAHPITGETYNRWQATGGPRGPLGFPTTDITDTPTKPGAYTHFRTPGTSADNGSVYTTPGAGAHAVWGNIRNRWAELGWEQGYLGFPTSDEYDVTGGRRSDFQGGYVRWNNITGATVDHLPGDTTRDRRNEYSGDFDGDGRADVLTVYDYGQSTSAFFVSAGNADGTFGAPRQVWASLAGHWDTTRVKYTIGDFDGDGRDDIAALHVWNDGSTSLFKFIAHPGGVFSEPIPGYVTPAGNWDWNRAMVMAGDFNGDGKDDVAMLYAKVADPANGTTSVHTWVVRSDGTFDTPLPGWQSAPGGWNAASAKYTVGDYNGDGRADIAALYGWSDGSVTLHTLLAGPDGALAAPVQSWRAAPGTWDWNKTQLTTGDYNGDHRVEIGAMYDLGAGTAEYRVFPTTATGGFTNPVVAWHSAPGTWDTGSAYPLAGDVNGDGRTDISAMYEWNDGSTTLNTLSAKTDGTLNPPVQAWRAAPGTW
- a CDS encoding DUF4238 domain-containing protein, which encodes MTTNDHTVPQMYLRRFAERRPGRKGQFTLARNVDAMDSPFEVNVRNVASVKGFHWAVAPDGTEHHLAERLMTRIETAATPVFSTILDDSDYALPRRWPLRENERARMSWWIAAQLLRTKRQRRRVNHMIDASEGVVPAPAGVRSFAANNPHLDFIARHLGALAGVVHRRPWGVGFSTACLITGDVPAVILNGHDAPDQVLAAAYWDIVLPLDPHRFLILPGVATIDEPAKHLDHRLVLPGGIGLLLSQIVHDAAESQVFQHPDHTPFPHFRPSGPRLPAPESNTRHEGPRYLLNYDVLASDLIVERRWAQEHPPPREGPPENADAPIDPRELVGRLSSALDARVRSAPPAAIREQ